From Micromonospora sp. NBC_01699, a single genomic window includes:
- a CDS encoding SigE family RNA polymerase sigma factor: MQSADGQAFEDFVRARSAALVRYGYVLTGNPHDAADLTQEALARLGSTWSRVRHKDDPEGYVRTIMARLHISWWRKRRRERLSGDVPEQVHTEAGFAHADGDGGLWQALALLPRRQRAVLVLRYYEHRSDEEIAEHLGVTRGTVRSQAFRGLSKLRAGWHPETTTRQEGMVESGR; this comes from the coding sequence ATGCAGAGCGCGGATGGTCAAGCATTCGAGGATTTTGTACGTGCCCGCTCGGCGGCGCTGGTCCGCTACGGATACGTCCTGACCGGCAACCCGCACGACGCCGCGGACCTGACGCAGGAGGCGTTGGCCCGACTCGGGTCTACCTGGTCGCGGGTGCGGCACAAGGACGACCCCGAGGGTTACGTACGCACCATCATGGCCCGGCTGCACATCAGCTGGTGGCGGAAGCGACGACGTGAGCGGCTCTCCGGTGACGTACCGGAACAGGTACACACCGAGGCGGGTTTCGCACACGCCGACGGGGACGGCGGCCTGTGGCAGGCGCTGGCCCTGCTGCCCCGGCGGCAGCGTGCCGTACTGGTGCTGCGCTACTACGAGCACCGCAGCGACGAGGAGATCGCCGAGCACCTGGGCGTCACCCGGGGCACGGTACGCAGCCAGGCGTTTCGCGGGCTGAGCAAGTTACGCGCCGGTTGGCACCCGGAGACAACGACAAGGCAGGAAGGGATGGTGGAGAGCGGACGATGA